In Caloranaerobacter sp. TR13, a single genomic region encodes these proteins:
- the safA gene encoding SafA/ExsA family spore coat assembly protein, whose translation MKKKIIILSFILSFLLISIPAFAQQTTYTVKSGDSMWKIAVKFEVGLSELISANPQIKNPSLIYPGQKLKIPDISDIKALENEVIKLVNIERSKRGLQPLKANWQLSRVARYKSQDMINKNYFGHYSPTYGSPFKMMEDFGLRFTAAAENIAKGQRTPKKVMSSWMNSEGHKNNILSPIYNEIGVGVAKDKYGMYYWTQMFMKAIRK comes from the coding sequence ATGAAGAAAAAAATTATTATTTTATCATTTATACTAAGTTTTTTATTAATTTCTATACCTGCTTTTGCACAACAAACAACTTATACAGTAAAATCTGGGGACAGTATGTGGAAAATTGCTGTTAAGTTCGAAGTTGGACTTAGTGAACTTATTTCAGCAAACCCACAAATAAAAAATCCTAGTTTAATATACCCTGGACAAAAACTTAAAATACCAGATATTAGCGACATTAAAGCACTTGAAAATGAAGTTATAAAATTAGTTAATATAGAAAGGTCTAAACGAGGGTTACAACCTCTTAAAGCAAATTGGCAACTTTCAAGAGTTGCAAGATATAAATCACAAGATATGATAAACAAGAATTATTTTGGACACTATTCTCCAACTTATGGTTCTCCTTTCAAAATGATGGAAGATTTTGGTTTGAGATTTACTGCAGCAGCTGAAAATATAGCTAAAGGGCAAAGAACTCCAAAAAAAGTTATGAGTAGTTGGATGAATTCAGAAGGTCATAAAAATAATATATTAAGTCCAATATACAACGAAATAGGTGTTGGTGTAGCAAAGGATAAATATGGAATGTACTATTGGACTCAAATGTTTATGAAAGCAATTAGAAAATAA
- a CDS encoding DNRLRE domain-containing protein, which yields MQKTISISPVMDTFIDSHLKGKNFSNQTHYFLGYFNLAIKYRILLKFDLSSLPRKCNIISAKLKLFCVRNDYMKQENIFDVHPITQNWDDKKVCYFNQPSYDKSRKVQAKIDCHLWESISWDITEYVKEWLKNPRKNFGIIIKAENEEDSASLLGFCSQKHSSKDWRPKLEITFTTEEKRKVYIKPMPKIAILTPQFLEWDGNRCLFGGGERYLIDLAKLLIKLGYQVDVFQPSNPTEWERTYENVKIKGIGNSGFDQDFFIELNKKFYKITKDYDYHIYFNMDVTYPHVFPNSICISHGIWWDSCERQWWRSKLWYSRFFQGLSQIDLLVSVDTNTINWLNAVNPNLKCKKVYIPNYVDLEIFKPNNSNSTNKKYIKILYPRRLHPGRGWTVCKKVAVELVNEYNNVVFSFVGRGTEESEEHMKIFASKHPRIEYTWYRMNEMYKAYKDADIVLIPSIYSEGTSLSLLEAMACGKPIIAGLVGGLTDLIIHGYNGYLIEINKENLKNTIIKLIKNPKLREDMGKNARKISEQFSKEIWEQRWKEIILQQFPIN from the coding sequence ATGCAAAAAACAATATCCATTTCTCCAGTAATGGATACTTTTATAGACAGTCATTTAAAAGGTAAAAATTTTTCAAATCAAACTCATTACTTTCTAGGATACTTTAATTTAGCTATAAAATACCGGATATTATTAAAATTTGATTTAAGCAGTCTTCCTAGGAAATGTAATATAATTAGTGCAAAGTTAAAACTCTTTTGCGTACGAAATGACTACATGAAACAAGAAAACATTTTTGACGTACACCCTATAACCCAAAATTGGGATGATAAGAAAGTATGCTATTTTAATCAGCCTTCATATGATAAGAGTAGAAAAGTACAAGCCAAAATTGATTGCCATCTTTGGGAATCTATAAGTTGGGATATAACTGAATATGTTAAAGAATGGTTAAAAAACCCAAGAAAAAACTTCGGTATAATTATAAAAGCTGAAAATGAAGAAGATAGTGCATCTTTATTAGGTTTTTGTAGTCAGAAACATAGTAGTAAAGATTGGCGACCTAAATTAGAAATTACATTTACTACAGAAGAAAAAAGAAAAGTATATATAAAACCTATGCCTAAAATAGCTATCCTTACCCCACAATTTCTCGAATGGGATGGTAATAGATGTTTATTTGGTGGTGGAGAGCGATATTTGATTGATTTAGCAAAACTTCTAATAAAACTTGGATATCAAGTAGACGTTTTTCAGCCATCTAACCCTACAGAATGGGAAAGAACTTATGAAAACGTTAAAATAAAAGGAATTGGAAATTCAGGTTTTGATCAAGATTTCTTTATAGAGCTTAATAAAAAATTTTATAAAATAACTAAAGATTATGATTATCATATATATTTCAATATGGATGTAACATACCCGCATGTTTTCCCCAACTCTATTTGTATAAGTCATGGTATTTGGTGGGATTCATGTGAACGTCAATGGTGGCGTTCTAAACTCTGGTATAGTAGATTTTTTCAAGGTCTTAGCCAAATAGACTTGCTTGTATCTGTAGATACAAATACAATAAATTGGTTAAATGCAGTTAATCCAAATCTTAAATGTAAAAAGGTATATATACCTAATTATGTAGATTTAGAGATATTTAAACCAAACAATTCTAATTCAACTAATAAAAAATATATTAAAATATTATATCCTCGTAGATTGCATCCAGGTAGAGGATGGACTGTTTGTAAAAAGGTGGCTGTTGAGCTAGTTAATGAATATAATAATGTTGTTTTCTCATTCGTCGGAAGAGGCACTGAAGAATCTGAAGAGCACATGAAAATTTTTGCTTCTAAGCATCCTCGTATAGAATATACTTGGTATCGAATGAATGAGATGTATAAGGCTTATAAAGATGCGGATATAGTTCTTATTCCATCCATATATTCAGAAGGAACTTCACTTTCACTACTTGAAGCTATGGCTTGTGGAAAACCAATAATTGCAGGGTTAGTAGGAGGACTTACAGATTTGATAATCCACGGTTACAATGGATATTTAATAGAGATAAATAAAGAAAATTTGAAAAATACAATCATTAAGCTTATAAAAAATCCTAAGCTAAGAGAAGATATGGGGAAAAATGCTCGTAAAATATCTGAACAGTTTTCTAAAGAAATTTGGGAGCAACGTTGGAAAGAAATAATACTTCAACAGTTCCCTATAAACTAA
- a CDS encoding dipeptidase, producing the protein MRLIDLHCDTMSKIIISNKSTGLRENDFHVDLEKLIKADSLAQFFALYIDIEEKDNYFDHCLEMLDRFYHEIEKNNKNIAIARNYEEMIKNEANGKISAFLTIEEGGILKGKLYNLRNFYRLGVRLITLTWNYPNQIGYPNYKKEYMTKGLTPFGKDVVREMNRLKMIIDVSHLSDQGFFDVASISTKPFIASHSNARSVRNHPRNLTDEMIKILAEKGGVMGINFCSYFLSNGSISRIEDIVTHIKYIRKVGGIDVIAIGSDYDGINCELEIGNIGEMNKLLCALEKNGFSSEEIEKIFFKNAERIIKEVL; encoded by the coding sequence ATGAGATTAATTGACTTGCATTGCGATACAATGAGTAAAATTATTATATCTAATAAGTCAACTGGCCTAAGAGAAAATGATTTTCATGTTGACCTTGAAAAGTTAATTAAAGCAGATTCTTTAGCTCAATTTTTTGCTCTTTATATAGATATTGAAGAAAAAGACAATTATTTTGATCATTGCTTAGAAATGTTAGATAGGTTTTATCATGAGATTGAAAAAAATAATAAAAATATTGCAATAGCTAGAAATTATGAAGAAATGATTAAAAACGAAGCAAATGGTAAAATATCAGCTTTTCTTACAATAGAGGAAGGTGGAATATTAAAAGGGAAATTATATAATTTAAGAAACTTTTATAGACTAGGTGTAAGGTTAATAACTCTTACATGGAATTATCCTAATCAAATTGGTTATCCAAATTATAAAAAAGAATATATGACTAAAGGGCTCACACCTTTTGGTAAAGATGTAGTAAGAGAAATGAATAGACTTAAGATGATTATAGATGTTTCTCATTTATCAGATCAAGGTTTTTTTGATGTAGCATCGATATCTACAAAGCCATTTATAGCATCTCATTCAAATGCCCGATCTGTAAGAAACCATCCAAGAAATTTGACGGATGAAATGATAAAAATACTTGCTGAAAAAGGTGGAGTAATGGGAATTAATTTTTGTTCATATTTTTTAAGTAATGGTTCTATAAGTCGAATAGAAGATATTGTTACACATATAAAGTATATTAGAAAAGTTGGAGGAATTGATGTTATAGCCATTGGGTCTGATTATGATGGCATTAATTGTGAATTAGAGATTGGTAATATCGGAGAAATGAATAAGTTATTATGTGCATTAGAGAAGAATGGTTTTTCATCTGAAGAAATCGAAAAGATATTTTTTAAAAATGCTGAAAGAATTATTAAAGAAGTTCTATGA
- a CDS encoding HsmA family protein codes for MLNFAIIFITCALICYTIGVWSEKIAGILKVWHLIFFWIGFVFDTLGTTLMGKISGGSINEIN; via the coding sequence ATGTTAAATTTTGCTATTATTTTTATAACATGTGCATTGATTTGTTATACTATTGGAGTGTGGAGCGAAAAAATAGCTGGTATACTTAAAGTATGGCATTTAATATTTTTTTGGATAGGGTTTGTTTTTGATACTTTAGGAACAACACTTATGGGAAAAATAAGTGGAGGGAGTATAAATGAGATTAATTGA